In one Amaranthus tricolor cultivar Red isolate AtriRed21 chromosome 8, ASM2621246v1, whole genome shotgun sequence genomic region, the following are encoded:
- the LOC130820830 gene encoding actin-related protein 2 isoform X1, producing the protein MDSKNVVVCDNGTGYVKCGFAGENFPTSVFPCVVGKPMLRYEESLMEQELKDIVVGEACANLRHQLDISYPVNNGIIQNWDDMCHVWDHAFFSELKVDPTECKILLTDPPLNPSKNREQMVETMFERYNFSGVFIQIQAVLTLYAQGLLTGLVIDSGDGVTHVVPVVDGYSFPHLTKRMNVAGRHITSYLVDLLTRRGYAMNRAADFETGRQIKEKLCYVSYDYKREYQLGLETTILMKKYTLPDGRVIKVGTERFQAPEALFTPELIDVEGDGMADMVFRCIQEMDIDNRMMLYQHIVLSGGSTMYPGLPSRLEREILDRYLDVVLKGNKDGLKKLRLRIEDPPRRKHMVYLGGAVLAGIMKDAPEFWISRQDYLEEGLACLSKCGQA; encoded by the exons ATGGACAGCAAGAACGTCGTCGTTTGCGATAATGGCACTGGG TATGTTAAGTGTGGCTTTGCTGGAGAGAATTTTCCCACTTCAGTTTTCCCTTGTGTAGTGGGGAAGCCTATGCTTCGGTATGAAGAATCATTAATGGAACAAGAATTGAAG GACATTGTTGTTGGAGAAGCTTGTGCAAACTTGCGACACCAACTTGATATATCATATCCTGTGAATAATGGTATCATTCAAAATTGGGATGACATGTGTCATGTATGGGACCATGCATTTTTCAGCGAGCTGAAG GTAGATCCTACAGAATGTAAGATATTATTGACGGACCCCCCACTAAATCCATCAAAAAATCGTGAACAAATG GTTGAGACAATGTTTGAGAGATACAACTTTTCAGGAGTATTTATTCAAATCCAGGCGGTTCTAACTCTATATGCTCAAG GTCTTCTCACTGGGCTAGTTATTGATTCTGGCGATGGTGTGACTCATGTG GTTCCTGTTGTTGATGGTTATTCATTCCCTCATCTTACAAAGCGAATGAATGTGGCAGGACGACACATAACATCTTACCTTGTTGATTTACTAACACGAAGAGG GTATGCCATGAACAGAGCTGCTGATTTTGAAACTGGCAggcaaatcaaagaaaagctGTGCTATGTAAG TTATGATTACAAAAGAGAGTATCAGTTGGGACTTGAGACCACCATTCTCATGAAGAAGTACACT CTGCCTGATGGAAGAGTTATCAAAGTCGGCACTGAGCGCTTCCAGGCTCCTGAAGCACTTTTCACTCCA GAACTCATTGATGTTGAAGGTGATGGAATGGCTGATATGGTATTTCGCTGCATTCAAGAAATGGATATTGATAATCGTATGATG CTTTATCAACACATTGTTTTAAGCGGTGGGAGTACCATGTACCCTGGACTACCAAGTCG GCTGGAGCGAGAAATTTTGGATCGATACCTCGATGTTGTCcttaaaggaaacaaagatgGATTGAAG AAACTAAGATTAAGGATTGAAGACCCTCCTAGAAGAAAACATATGGTGTACCTCGGAGGTGCAGTTCTTGCTGGGATAATGAAG GATGCACCAGAGTTCTGGATCAGTAGACAAGATTATTTGGAGGAAGGACTTGCTTGTCTGAGTAAGTGTGGTCAGGCTTGA
- the LOC130820833 gene encoding omega-hydroxypalmitate O-feruloyl transferase-like → MVQENGANPTIKPTNGHVFEVQENGTTKSMKLCNGKGQENRANNGHTFELKVKQVGEPTIVQPFKKTPKGLYFLSNLDQNIAVSVRTIYCFMSKEEKGNEFAPKVLKDALSKVLVHYYPLAGRLTISPQGKLIINCDGETDGAVFVEAEADCDMDEIGDTTKPHLLTIGNLVYEFPAAKNLLDIPPLIAQVTKFKCGGFALGLCVNHCMFDGIAAMEFVNSWGEIARGLTPNTTPFLDRTILKARDPPKVEFQHQEFDEIQDISGSVPTNQYREEMQYRSFCFEAKHLERLKAKAIQDGNLKKCTSFEALSAFVWRARTKALQMKLNQKTKLLFAVDGRSKFKPTLPKGYFGNGIVLTNSICHAGELIENNLCYGVHLVQNAIKMVTDNYMRSAIDYFEMTRARPSLSSTLLITTWSRLSFHTTDFGWGEPVLTAPVALPDKQAVLFLAHGNDTKSINVLVGLPAFAMESFQEQIKEI, encoded by the exons GGTCAAGAAAATAGAGCAAACAACGGGCATACATTTGAGCTAAAAGTGAAGCAAGTAGGTGAACCAACAATTGTTCAACCTTTTAAGAAGACACCAAAAGGTTTATACTTTCTATCAAATTTAGACCAAAATATAGCAGTAAGTGTGCGTACAATTTATTGCTTCATGTcaaaagaagaaaagggaaatgAGTTTGCTCCAAAAGTGTTAAAAGATGCACTTTCTAAGGTGTTGGTTCATTACTACCCATTGGCTGGACGGCTAACTATTAGCCCACAAGGGAAGCTCATCATCAACTGCGACGGAGAAACTGACGGCGCGGTGTTCGTTGAGGCGGAGGCTGATTGTGACATGGATGAGATTGGTGATACTACTAAGCCTCATCTTCTTACAATTGGAAACCTCGTTTATGAATTCCCTGCTGCTAAAAACTTGCTTGATATTCCTCCTCTTATTGCTCAG GTGACAAAATTTAAGTGTGGAGGATTCGCACTAGGGCTGTGCGTGAATCATTGCATGTTTGATGGAATTGCAGCCATGGAATTCGTTAACTCATGGGGTGAAATTGCACGGGGTTTGACCCCAAACACTACCCCGTTTCTAGACCGAACAATCCTAAAAGCACGCGACCCTCCAAAGGTGGAGTTCCAACACCAAGAATTCGACGAAATCCAAGACATTTCTGGCAGTGTGCCCACCAATCAATACCGAGAGGAAATGCAATATCGATCCTTCTGCTTCGAAGCGAAACACTTGGAAAGGCTTAAGGCGAAGGCGATACAAGACGGAAACCTAAAGAAATGCACTTCGTTTGAAGCACTCTCTGCATTTGTCTGGAGGGCAAGAACCAAAGCACTTCAAATGAAACTAAATCAAAAGACAAAGTTGTTGTTTGCAGTTGATGGAAGATCCAAATTTAAGCCTACATTACCAAAAGGGTATTTTGGAAATGGAATTGTATTAACTAATTCAATTTGTCATGCCGGTGAGTTAATCGAAAATAATCTCTGCTACGGAGTACACTTAGTCCAAAATGCCATTAAGATGGTTACGGATAATTATATGAGGTCGGCTATTGATTACTTTGAAATGACGAGGGCAAGACCATCTTTAAGCTCCACTCTTTTGATTACAACATGGTCAAGACTGTCTTTCCATACAACTGATTTCGGATGGGGAGAACCTGTTTTAACTGCCCCTGTTGCGTTACCTGATAAACAAGCTGTTTTGTTTTTGGCTCATGGAAATGACACCAAATCTATCAATGTGCTCGTAGGCTTGCCTGCTTTTGCCATGGAATCTtttcaagaacaaattaaagagatctag
- the LOC130820832 gene encoding uncharacterized protein LOC130820832, with protein sequence MSSFLKKATKKVTKVAKSLGSSSSSKRKATSTPSVSTTPSISNYNYEHNYPEGYDPELHNYAEEMEREIQIDEEEEQEEEPTTPIGINISRQSSTRSHEEQGEQQQQRQARGKRVNFQTIDEDEPIRQPFPAMPPPSGRAVSHVWSYFTKEPTENQIFPYALVKFVKVKE encoded by the exons atgtcttcatttttgaaaaaagccacaaaaaaagttactaaagtggcaaaatcattgggaagTTCCAGTTCGTctaaaagaaaggccacttctactccgtcggtatcaacaacaccttccattagtaattataattatgaacataattatccggaagggtacgacccggagttacataattatgcagaagaaatggaaagagaaatacaaattgatgaagaagaagaacaagaagaggaaccaacgaccccaattgggataaatatatctcgacagtcatcaacaagatcacatgaagaacaaggagaacaacaacaacaaagacaagctcgtggtaaacgagtcaatttccaaactatcg atgaagatgaaccaataagacaaccttttccggcaatgccacctcctagtggtagagctgtttcacatgtgtggtcgtatttcacaaaagaaccaaccgagaatcagATATTtccttatgcacttgtcaaatttgtgaaagtcaaggagtaa
- the LOC130820830 gene encoding actin-related protein 2 isoform X2 — translation MDSKNVVVCDNGTGYVKCGFAGENFPTSVFPCVVGKPMLRYEESLMEQELKDIVVGEACANLRHQLDISYPVNNGIIQNWDDMCHVWDHAFFSELKVDPTECKILLTDPPLNPSKNREQMVETMFERYNFSGVFIQIQAVLTLYAQGLLTGLVIDSGDGVTHVVPVVDGYSFPHLTKRMNVAGRHITSYLVDLLTRRGQIKEKLCYVSYDYKREYQLGLETTILMKKYTLPDGRVIKVGTERFQAPEALFTPELIDVEGDGMADMVFRCIQEMDIDNRMMLYQHIVLSGGSTMYPGLPSRLEREILDRYLDVVLKGNKDGLKKLRLRIEDPPRRKHMVYLGGAVLAGIMKDAPEFWISRQDYLEEGLACLSKCGQA, via the exons ATGGACAGCAAGAACGTCGTCGTTTGCGATAATGGCACTGGG TATGTTAAGTGTGGCTTTGCTGGAGAGAATTTTCCCACTTCAGTTTTCCCTTGTGTAGTGGGGAAGCCTATGCTTCGGTATGAAGAATCATTAATGGAACAAGAATTGAAG GACATTGTTGTTGGAGAAGCTTGTGCAAACTTGCGACACCAACTTGATATATCATATCCTGTGAATAATGGTATCATTCAAAATTGGGATGACATGTGTCATGTATGGGACCATGCATTTTTCAGCGAGCTGAAG GTAGATCCTACAGAATGTAAGATATTATTGACGGACCCCCCACTAAATCCATCAAAAAATCGTGAACAAATG GTTGAGACAATGTTTGAGAGATACAACTTTTCAGGAGTATTTATTCAAATCCAGGCGGTTCTAACTCTATATGCTCAAG GTCTTCTCACTGGGCTAGTTATTGATTCTGGCGATGGTGTGACTCATGTG GTTCCTGTTGTTGATGGTTATTCATTCCCTCATCTTACAAAGCGAATGAATGTGGCAGGACGACACATAACATCTTACCTTGTTGATTTACTAACACGAAGAGG gcaaatcaaagaaaagctGTGCTATGTAAG TTATGATTACAAAAGAGAGTATCAGTTGGGACTTGAGACCACCATTCTCATGAAGAAGTACACT CTGCCTGATGGAAGAGTTATCAAAGTCGGCACTGAGCGCTTCCAGGCTCCTGAAGCACTTTTCACTCCA GAACTCATTGATGTTGAAGGTGATGGAATGGCTGATATGGTATTTCGCTGCATTCAAGAAATGGATATTGATAATCGTATGATG CTTTATCAACACATTGTTTTAAGCGGTGGGAGTACCATGTACCCTGGACTACCAAGTCG GCTGGAGCGAGAAATTTTGGATCGATACCTCGATGTTGTCcttaaaggaaacaaagatgGATTGAAG AAACTAAGATTAAGGATTGAAGACCCTCCTAGAAGAAAACATATGGTGTACCTCGGAGGTGCAGTTCTTGCTGGGATAATGAAG GATGCACCAGAGTTCTGGATCAGTAGACAAGATTATTTGGAGGAAGGACTTGCTTGTCTGAGTAAGTGTGGTCAGGCTTGA
- the LOC130820829 gene encoding uncharacterized protein LOC130820829 isoform X1 gives MLHSDPLVTAYVDAEVKAAESLKRAKQDYSIYMQQIGKVQWIKFGDENSRVFHQSIRQRRVTNIISSLHLELVSDPNLIQNVFISFYSDILCSSLKHRRRINMMVISTDPVLSASQREASPSPCLSRKLRMLYGVFLMIKLLVLMVIIASSIRLLSLLLVMI, from the coding sequence ATGTTGCATTCTGATCCACTTGTCACTGCTTATGTTGATGCTGAGGTGAAGGCTGCTGAGAGTCTTAAACGAGCTAAGCAGGATTACTCTATTTATATGCAACAGATAGGCAAAGTGCAATGGATAAAGTTTGGCGATGAGAATTCCAGAGTTTTTCATCAGAGTATCCGACAGAGACGGGTTACTAATATTATTTCCTCCCTTCACCTTGAGCTGGTTAGTGATCCTAACTTGATTCAAAATGTTTTCATATCCTTTTACTCTGATATATTATGTAGTTCTTTGAAGCATCGAAGGAGAATTAATATGATGGTGATTTCCACTGACCCTGTCTTGTCAGCTAGTCAAAGAGAGGCCTCTCCCTCTCCTTGTCTAAGCAGGAAATTAAGGATGCTTTATGGAGTATTCCTGATGATAAAGCTCCTGGTCTTGATGGTTATAATAGCAAGTTCTATAAGGCTGCTTAGCCTATTGTTGGTGATGATTTGA
- the LOC130820830 gene encoding actin-related protein 2 isoform X3, with protein sequence MQDIVVGEACANLRHQLDISYPVNNGIIQNWDDMCHVWDHAFFSELKVDPTECKILLTDPPLNPSKNREQMVETMFERYNFSGVFIQIQAVLTLYAQGLLTGLVIDSGDGVTHVVPVVDGYSFPHLTKRMNVAGRHITSYLVDLLTRRGYAMNRAADFETGRQIKEKLCYVSYDYKREYQLGLETTILMKKYTLPDGRVIKVGTERFQAPEALFTPELIDVEGDGMADMVFRCIQEMDIDNRMMLYQHIVLSGGSTMYPGLPSRLEREILDRYLDVVLKGNKDGLKKLRLRIEDPPRRKHMVYLGGAVLAGIMKDAPEFWISRQDYLEEGLACLSKCGQA encoded by the exons ATGCAGGACATTGTTGTTGGAGAAGCTTGTGCAAACTTGCGACACCAACTTGATATATCATATCCTGTGAATAATGGTATCATTCAAAATTGGGATGACATGTGTCATGTATGGGACCATGCATTTTTCAGCGAGCTGAAG GTAGATCCTACAGAATGTAAGATATTATTGACGGACCCCCCACTAAATCCATCAAAAAATCGTGAACAAATG GTTGAGACAATGTTTGAGAGATACAACTTTTCAGGAGTATTTATTCAAATCCAGGCGGTTCTAACTCTATATGCTCAAG GTCTTCTCACTGGGCTAGTTATTGATTCTGGCGATGGTGTGACTCATGTG GTTCCTGTTGTTGATGGTTATTCATTCCCTCATCTTACAAAGCGAATGAATGTGGCAGGACGACACATAACATCTTACCTTGTTGATTTACTAACACGAAGAGG GTATGCCATGAACAGAGCTGCTGATTTTGAAACTGGCAggcaaatcaaagaaaagctGTGCTATGTAAG TTATGATTACAAAAGAGAGTATCAGTTGGGACTTGAGACCACCATTCTCATGAAGAAGTACACT CTGCCTGATGGAAGAGTTATCAAAGTCGGCACTGAGCGCTTCCAGGCTCCTGAAGCACTTTTCACTCCA GAACTCATTGATGTTGAAGGTGATGGAATGGCTGATATGGTATTTCGCTGCATTCAAGAAATGGATATTGATAATCGTATGATG CTTTATCAACACATTGTTTTAAGCGGTGGGAGTACCATGTACCCTGGACTACCAAGTCG GCTGGAGCGAGAAATTTTGGATCGATACCTCGATGTTGTCcttaaaggaaacaaagatgGATTGAAG AAACTAAGATTAAGGATTGAAGACCCTCCTAGAAGAAAACATATGGTGTACCTCGGAGGTGCAGTTCTTGCTGGGATAATGAAG GATGCACCAGAGTTCTGGATCAGTAGACAAGATTATTTGGAGGAAGGACTTGCTTGTCTGAGTAAGTGTGGTCAGGCTTGA